In one window of Meiothermus sp. DNA:
- a CDS encoding transglycosylase domain-containing protein has product MAGFLGAAGAAGYVAWLLLRDLPSLETLDDLRFTATSTFYTRDGIPIADLASVEDGRAIARQLVRLSEVSPAAAVAVVVSEDQRFFKHYGIDLIRLFGGLYYSLRGDLQGGSTITTQVVKNTLLRDLAFERRSISGLERKLKEFPLAIQIERRYSKEEILEMYLNVVPWGGNAQGIWAAAQAYFGKEPSELNLAEGAYLAILLPAPNPRYLDYPSTRRRMKFLLENMVTEGWVSQADADAAWRYKLVPKGWEAAYDDSGNLKSAKLIDPSVRIVPERNVRLAPYFVYEVQRYLKEKIGSDKLRDQGGLRIITTLDLKMQTAAEKAVVGRRLPDQAQLAMVGLEPNSGEVLAMVGARPGTEGEFNRASQAWRSPGSAIKPFTYGVALEAGWTQATTVLDAPIEYPTPRGVWRPKNFDGKFLNRPVSLRYALDRSLNLPAIRTAEAIGVQRLGDKLRAAGFRLTGNMAVLANSIGGGADITPIGLAAAYASFVNGGYWVEPRLVLRVEDNNGRVIYEPETKKVLLWTPQVAYQIWDMLKGYVYDVPPGFRSSLAAEARIPGRIVGGKTGTSDNAIDLWFAGATRGLVATLWVGRDDHKPQRMGGIEPSSSMVNPPIWRDFVEQALRGRPTGDFPQPSGLVLASFDLLTGNDSSSGVAALFPARQVQRTQAIVRDAPPQPTYISRPGPAVASTNAYQTIAVDRGTNCLASPQTPTERVVWLQVPDNRINDYRCN; this is encoded by the coding sequence ATGGCCGGTTTTTTGGGGGCAGCGGGAGCTGCAGGGTATGTGGCCTGGCTGCTGCTGCGCGATCTGCCCAGCCTCGAGACCCTCGACGACCTGCGGTTTACCGCAACCTCGACCTTTTATACCCGCGATGGCATTCCCATTGCCGACCTGGCCTCGGTGGAGGATGGACGGGCCATTGCCCGGCAACTGGTGCGTTTGAGCGAGGTTTCGCCTGCGGCGGCCGTCGCGGTGGTGGTCTCGGAGGATCAGCGCTTTTTCAAGCACTACGGCATCGACCTCATCCGCCTGTTTGGGGGCCTGTACTATTCCTTGCGCGGCGACCTGCAGGGGGGCTCGACCATTACCACCCAGGTAGTCAAAAATACTTTGCTGCGCGACCTGGCTTTTGAACGCCGAAGCATTAGCGGCCTCGAGCGCAAACTCAAGGAATTTCCTCTGGCCATCCAGATTGAGCGGCGCTACTCCAAAGAGGAAATCCTGGAGATGTACCTCAATGTGGTGCCCTGGGGGGGGAACGCTCAGGGCATTTGGGCAGCCGCTCAAGCCTACTTTGGCAAGGAACCCTCCGAGCTCAACCTGGCCGAAGGGGCCTATCTGGCCATATTGTTACCCGCGCCCAACCCCCGCTACCTGGACTACCCCTCCACCCGGCGTCGCATGAAGTTTTTGCTTGAAAATATGGTGACAGAAGGTTGGGTCAGCCAGGCCGACGCCGACGCGGCCTGGCGCTACAAGCTGGTGCCCAAGGGTTGGGAAGCAGCCTACGACGACAGTGGCAACCTTAAGAGCGCCAAACTCATAGACCCCAGTGTGCGCATTGTGCCGGAGCGCAATGTGCGCTTGGCGCCCTATTTCGTATATGAAGTACAGCGCTACCTGAAGGAAAAGATTGGCTCTGACAAGCTGCGTGATCAGGGGGGGCTGCGCATCATCACCACGCTCGACCTGAAGATGCAGACCGCCGCCGAAAAGGCCGTAGTGGGCCGCCGCCTGCCCGACCAGGCCCAGTTGGCGATGGTGGGCCTCGAGCCCAACTCGGGCGAGGTGCTGGCCATGGTGGGGGCCCGTCCTGGTACGGAAGGTGAGTTCAACCGGGCGAGCCAGGCCTGGCGAAGTCCTGGATCGGCTATCAAGCCCTTTACCTACGGCGTGGCCCTGGAAGCAGGCTGGACCCAGGCTACTACCGTGCTAGATGCCCCCATAGAATACCCTACCCCGCGGGGGGTGTGGCGACCCAAGAACTTTGATGGGAAGTTCTTGAATCGTCCGGTCAGCCTCCGCTATGCCCTGGATCGCTCCCTAAACCTACCGGCCATTCGCACCGCCGAGGCTATTGGGGTGCAGCGCTTGGGGGATAAGCTGCGGGCTGCCGGGTTCCGCCTGACCGGCAATATGGCCGTACTGGCCAACTCAATTGGCGGGGGTGCTGACATAACCCCTATTGGACTGGCAGCAGCCTACGCCAGCTTTGTTAACGGGGGCTATTGGGTCGAGCCACGCCTGGTCTTGAGGGTTGAAGATAACAATGGCCGAGTAATCTATGAGCCCGAAACCAAAAAGGTACTGCTCTGGACACCGCAAGTAGCCTACCAGATTTGGGACATGCTCAAGGGCTACGTCTACGATGTCCCGCCGGGTTTCCGCAGTAGTTTGGCCGCTGAAGCCCGCATTCCAGGGCGCATTGTGGGCGGCAAGACCGGAACCAGTGACAATGCGATAGACCTGTGGTTTGCTGGCGCTACCCGGGGACTCGTGGCCACACTCTGGGTGGGCCGCGATGACCACAAGCCCCAGCGCATGGGAGGTATCGAGCCGAGCAGCTCAATGGTCAACCCCCCCATCTGGCGCGATTTTGTGGAGCAGGCCTTGCGGGGCCGCCCTACCGGCGACTTTCCTCAGCCCTCGGGGCTGGTTCTGGCCAGTTTCGATCTGCTGACCGGCAACGACAGCTCGAGCGGAGTGGCTGCGCTCTTCCCAGCCCGCCAGGTACAACGTACCCAGGCGATTGTGCGGGACGCCCCGCCCCAGCCTACCTATATCTCGCGTCCTGGCCCGGCGGTTGCCAGTACCAATGCCTATCAAACCATCGCAGTGGACCGGGGCACCAACTGCCTGGCCTCTCCACAGACCCCTACCGAACGGGTGGTATGGCTGCAGGTACCGGATAATCGTATCAACGACTATCGGTGCAACTAG
- a CDS encoding aspartate-semialdehyde dehydrogenase: MRIGIVGATGAVGKELLSVLEKRNFPVSELRLYASARSAGKSLKFRGREVNIEALPETPLPVDVVLASAGGAISKQYAPIWAKQSVVIDNSSAFRYDPEVPLIVPEINAHAIQGHKNIIANPNCTTAILVMALYPLHKAFGAKRVIVSTYQSSSGAGASGMEELLHGTRQYLAGQPVEHKTFAYPLPFNVIPHIDAFQENGYTKEEMKVLWETQKIMEDTQIKVSCTAVRVPTLRVHSEAVTVEFERPVSPEAAREVLKDAPGVDLVDDPANKRYPLPLTATGKFNVEVGRIRKSLVFDNGLDFFVAGDQLLKGAALNAVQIAELLQKPVAG, from the coding sequence ATGAGAATCGGAATTGTTGGAGCTACCGGAGCGGTTGGCAAAGAACTACTGAGTGTGCTTGAAAAGCGCAACTTTCCCGTCTCTGAGCTGCGATTATATGCCTCAGCTCGTTCGGCGGGCAAAAGCCTGAAGTTTCGTGGTAGGGAAGTGAACATCGAGGCACTACCCGAGACCCCCTTGCCGGTGGATGTGGTGCTGGCGAGTGCGGGGGGTGCTATCTCCAAGCAGTACGCTCCCATCTGGGCCAAACAATCGGTGGTGATTGACAACTCATCGGCTTTCCGCTACGACCCTGAGGTGCCGCTAATTGTACCGGAGATAAACGCCCATGCCATACAGGGTCACAAAAACATCATTGCCAACCCGAACTGCACCACAGCCATACTGGTAATGGCCCTTTATCCCCTTCACAAGGCTTTTGGGGCCAAGCGGGTGATTGTTAGCACCTACCAGAGCTCATCGGGCGCAGGTGCGAGCGGAATGGAGGAGCTGCTGCACGGAACCCGGCAGTACCTGGCGGGACAGCCCGTTGAACACAAGACTTTCGCTTACCCTTTGCCCTTTAACGTGATTCCACACATTGATGCTTTTCAAGAAAACGGCTACACCAAAGAGGAGATGAAGGTGCTGTGGGAAACTCAAAAAATTATGGAGGACACGCAGATTAAGGTTTCCTGTACAGCAGTTCGGGTTCCGACCCTGCGGGTACATTCCGAAGCTGTGACGGTGGAGTTTGAGCGCCCGGTGAGCCCAGAAGCAGCCCGGGAAGTGCTCAAAGATGCTCCTGGCGTAGACCTGGTAGACGACCCAGCCAACAAACGCTACCCTCTGCCGCTCACCGCAACAGGCAAGTTCAACGTGGAGGTCGGACGTATCCGTAAAAGCCTGGTATTCGACAACGGGCTGGACTTTTTTGTAGCAGGGGATCAGCTGCTCAAGGGTGCGGCCTTGAACGCGGTGCAGATTGCAGAGCTTTTGCAAAAGCCGGTAGCCGGATAA
- the glpX gene encoding class II fructose-bisphosphatase, with amino-acid sequence MDIERLLVLEIARVTEQAALAASRLAGMGKKDEVDGVGTEAMREVLSELPIQGRVVIGEGEMDEAPMLYIGEILGRGGPEVDIAVDPVEGTTITAKGLPNAITVIAISEKGGLVGAPDMYMQKLVVGPPAAGKVSLDFPVEANLRIIADALQRKVEDLVVVILDRPRHEKLIREVREAGARVKLITDGDVVAAVSVAIRGTGVHVMMGSGGAPEGVLAAAALKCMGGEIQGRFLPSSEAELERLRSMGVDEKRIYRTNDLAPGKQIVFSATGITHGELLEGVRYFGGGARTHSIVMGYQTKVVRFIDSIHLFESGARVNIRV; translated from the coding sequence ATGGACATTGAGCGTCTGCTGGTGCTCGAGATCGCTCGTGTTACCGAGCAGGCTGCCCTGGCGGCCAGCCGACTGGCGGGAATGGGCAAAAAAGACGAGGTCGACGGTGTTGGAACCGAGGCCATGCGGGAGGTGCTCTCGGAGCTGCCCATTCAGGGGCGGGTGGTCATTGGCGAAGGTGAGATGGACGAGGCCCCCATGCTCTACATCGGCGAAATTCTGGGCCGGGGTGGCCCCGAAGTGGATATCGCCGTAGATCCAGTGGAGGGCACCACCATCACCGCTAAAGGGCTTCCCAACGCCATTACGGTGATTGCCATCAGCGAAAAAGGTGGGCTGGTAGGAGCACCCGACATGTACATGCAGAAGCTGGTGGTAGGGCCCCCGGCAGCGGGCAAGGTGAGCCTGGACTTCCCTGTGGAGGCCAACCTGAGGATTATTGCCGATGCCCTCCAACGTAAGGTGGAAGACCTGGTGGTGGTTATTTTGGACAGACCCCGGCACGAAAAGCTGATCCGAGAGGTGCGTGAAGCCGGAGCCAGGGTCAAGCTCATTACCGATGGCGATGTGGTGGCGGCTGTATCGGTGGCCATTCGCGGTACGGGTGTTCACGTCATGATGGGCAGCGGTGGCGCACCGGAAGGGGTGCTGGCAGCAGCCGCGCTCAAGTGCATGGGCGGCGAGATTCAAGGGCGTTTCTTGCCCAGCAGCGAGGCTGAACTCGAGCGCCTGCGGTCCATGGGGGTCGACGAAAAGAGAATTTACCGCACCAACGACCTGGCCCCCGGAAAACAGATTGTTTTCTCGGCTACCGGCATCACCCATGGGGAGTTGCTCGAGGGTGTGCGCTACTTTGGCGGTGGGGCCCGCACGCACTCCATCGTGATGGGCTACCAGACCAAGGTGGTACGTTTTATTGACTCGATTCACCTGTTCGAAAGCGGCGCACGGGTCAACATACGGGTATGA
- the hisIE gene encoding bifunctional phosphoribosyl-AMP cyclohydrolase/phosphoribosyl-ATP diphosphatase HisIE, giving the protein MNLDDVQFDASGLVPVVVQDAHTGQVLTLAYANREALEQTLKTRQSTFWSRSRGELWVKGLTSGHTQEVIEVIFDCDQDAVLYKVIPHGPACHTGAESCFHYPLTPSSDPSLGEALEKVYRTIKERIATLPEGSYVGKMHQAGLDRMLKKIGEEAGEVIIAAKNQDPEELKWEATDLLFHLLLVLAEQGVTPTDLAHTLWGRHKP; this is encoded by the coding sequence ATGAATCTTGATGATGTGCAATTCGACGCCAGCGGCCTGGTTCCTGTGGTTGTGCAAGACGCTCACACCGGCCAGGTGCTCACCCTGGCTTATGCCAACCGCGAAGCCCTGGAGCAAACCCTCAAAACCCGGCAGAGTACCTTTTGGAGCCGTAGCCGGGGCGAGTTGTGGGTTAAGGGTCTTACCTCCGGGCACACCCAAGAAGTGATTGAAGTGATTTTCGACTGCGACCAGGACGCAGTTCTATACAAGGTTATACCGCACGGCCCGGCCTGCCACACCGGGGCCGAGAGTTGCTTCCATTACCCCCTGACCCCTTCATCCGACCCATCGCTGGGTGAGGCGCTGGAGAAGGTGTACCGCACCATCAAAGAACGGATAGCCACCCTCCCCGAGGGTTCCTATGTGGGCAAAATGCACCAGGCTGGCCTCGATCGTATGCTCAAGAAAATCGGCGAGGAAGCCGGCGAGGTGATCATCGCAGCCAAAAACCAAGACCCTGAAGAGCTTAAGTGGGAGGCAACAGACCTGCTGTTTCACTTGCTGTTGGTGCTGGCCGAGCAAGGGGTTACACCCACCGACCTGGCCCACACCTTGTGGGGTCGGCACAAGCCATAG
- the hisF gene encoding imidazole glycerol phosphate synthase subunit HisF, producing MLAKRIIPCLDVHAGRVVKGINFVNLRDAGDPVEAAKTYDLAGADELVFLDITATHEGRGTLLEMATQIAEQVFIPFTVGGGIRSLEDARALLLAGADKVSVNSAAVRRPELIQELSDHFGNQAVVLAIDARRCGASWEVYVAGGRTPTGLDALRWAEQGAALGAGEILLTSMDADGTKAGFDIALCRAVSQVVGIPVIASGGAGRKEHFAEVLQEGVADAALAASVFHFGEIPIPELKSYLAEQGILVRIESPLPAS from the coding sequence GTGTTGGCCAAACGCATTATTCCTTGCCTCGATGTCCACGCCGGTCGGGTGGTCAAGGGCATCAACTTTGTGAATCTGCGCGACGCGGGCGACCCGGTAGAAGCGGCCAAAACCTACGACCTGGCCGGCGCCGACGAGTTGGTTTTCCTGGACATTACCGCTACGCATGAGGGCCGGGGTACTCTGCTCGAGATGGCCACCCAGATAGCCGAGCAGGTCTTCATTCCCTTCACGGTGGGCGGGGGTATTCGCAGCCTCGAGGACGCCCGGGCTTTGCTTTTGGCCGGGGCCGACAAGGTCTCGGTCAATTCAGCTGCCGTCAGGCGACCGGAGCTAATCCAGGAGCTTTCCGACCATTTCGGCAATCAAGCGGTAGTGCTGGCCATTGATGCACGACGGTGTGGGGCTTCCTGGGAGGTGTATGTGGCGGGGGGGCGCACCCCAACGGGCCTGGATGCGCTTAGGTGGGCCGAGCAAGGAGCCGCCCTGGGGGCTGGAGAAATTCTGCTAACCAGCATGGACGCCGACGGTACCAAAGCCGGTTTCGATATTGCTTTGTGCCGGGCAGTTTCGCAGGTAGTCGGCATTCCTGTCATTGCCTCGGGAGGGGCGGGCCGTAAAGAGCACTTTGCCGAAGTTTTGCAGGAAGGGGTAGCCGATGCGGCCCTGGCGGCCAGCGTTTTCCATTTTGGTGAGATTCCCATCCCAGAGCTCAAAAGCTACCTAGCCGAGCAGGGCATTCTAGTACGGATTGAATCCCCCCTACCGGCCAGTTGA
- a CDS encoding class I SAM-dependent RNA methyltransferase — protein sequence MARLHIEKLVAGGLGLARTPSGTALVRGGLPGEVVEAELRERKNHLEGHVRKILEPHPARYLKPLPPSADLPLEYPAQLPIKQGFVQESLERIAKLSFAVFPIQPSPTYGAEEGLYCRTAAQYALHPLGGLAYRQPKSSDLVRIPHDPLIAEPLQPAFALLSGWPLSSLEEVVLRGSIYEGSVQVGIIGGQAQFFKKTAQALLQEGIAGVIWGEPSRRGRFRGRIQHLGGASGLLEDFGGVLSTVNVQSFAQVNPRAAGLLFREASQIVAPGRKAVELYAGSGVLSLHLAPLFEEIVAIEINRSAVARGEADRDRLGVQNLVFKQDDARVLTKHLPADLVMVDPPRAGLSPEVLKSLAEGQPAHILYIACDPATWARDVGRLGQAGYQLRFVRPYDFYPFTHHVEVLSLLSRQN from the coding sequence GTGGCGAGATTACACATCGAGAAGCTGGTGGCCGGGGGACTGGGTCTGGCCCGGACACCTTCGGGAACAGCCCTGGTGCGCGGGGGACTGCCTGGAGAAGTGGTCGAGGCGGAGCTGCGGGAACGCAAAAACCACCTCGAGGGCCATGTTCGCAAGATTCTGGAGCCCCATCCTGCGCGTTACCTTAAGCCGTTACCCCCCTCGGCAGACCTACCCCTGGAATACCCAGCTCAACTGCCCATCAAGCAGGGGTTTGTGCAAGAGTCACTGGAGCGGATTGCCAAACTGAGCTTTGCGGTTTTCCCCATCCAGCCCTCCCCAACCTACGGAGCCGAGGAGGGCCTTTACTGCCGCACGGCAGCCCAGTATGCCCTGCACCCCCTGGGCGGCCTGGCCTATCGCCAGCCCAAATCAAGCGATCTGGTTCGGATTCCCCACGACCCGCTCATCGCCGAGCCCCTACAACCCGCCTTTGCGCTGTTGTCGGGCTGGCCGCTCTCCAGCCTCGAGGAAGTCGTGCTGCGCGGCTCCATCTACGAGGGCAGTGTGCAGGTAGGCATCATCGGCGGGCAGGCCCAGTTCTTCAAAAAAACCGCCCAGGCGCTTCTGCAAGAAGGTATCGCCGGGGTAATCTGGGGTGAGCCGAGCCGCAGGGGTCGTTTCCGAGGGCGTATTCAGCACCTGGGGGGCGCAAGCGGTCTTTTAGAAGATTTTGGCGGCGTCCTGTCTACGGTGAATGTGCAAAGCTTTGCCCAGGTCAACCCCAGGGCGGCGGGGCTATTGTTTCGCGAAGCCTCCCAAATTGTGGCTCCTGGCCGCAAAGCTGTGGAGCTCTATGCAGGAAGTGGGGTGCTGAGCCTGCACCTAGCTCCCCTATTTGAAGAAATTGTGGCCATCGAGATCAACCGTAGCGCAGTGGCGCGCGGCGAAGCCGACCGGGATCGATTGGGGGTACAAAACCTGGTTTTCAAACAAGACGACGCCAGGGTACTCACAAAGCACCTGCCTGCCGATTTGGTCATGGTAGACCCGCCCAGGGCCGGCCTCTCACCGGAAGTATTGAAGAGTCTGGCAGAGGGTCAACCGGCGCATATTCTCTATATCGCCTGCGACCCCGCCACCTGGGCCCGCGACGTGGGCAGGCTCGGGCAGGCAGGCTACCAGTTGCGTTTTGTTCGGCCCTACGACTTTTACCCGTTTACCCACCACGTGGAGGTCTTGAGCTTGTTATCGCGCCAAAACTGA
- a CDS encoding TAXI family TRAP transporter solute-binding subunit yields MKKTLLLLASLALAGSAFAQTFITIGSGGTTGVYFPVATGIAKLVNDANIGVRANARSTGGSVFNINAIASGELQMGLAQNDIAFYAYNGTGIAAFDGKPVKNIRAVGILYPEVVHVVARAGAGINTIADLKGKRVVIGDVGSGTEQNARQVLEAYGLGLNDLREAIRVNPNNALALLQDGRADAFFFTGGLGASVISQAAQTIRVQLVEVEYRKVQELAKKYPFYRAFNIDGGIYRGVDVTTPSVAVLSMWLAADSVSADVVYNMLKATFDNPEFKGIHPNLQRFFNVNSAARNLPIPLHPGAERFYREKRIIR; encoded by the coding sequence ATGAAAAAAACACTGTTGCTACTGGCCTCACTTGCACTGGCGGGTTCTGCCTTTGCACAAACCTTCATCACCATTGGTTCCGGAGGCACTACGGGCGTGTACTTCCCGGTTGCGACCGGCATTGCCAAGCTGGTCAACGACGCTAATATCGGCGTGCGGGCCAACGCCCGCTCCACCGGGGGCTCGGTCTTCAACATCAACGCCATTGCCTCGGGTGAGCTTCAGATGGGCCTAGCCCAAAACGACATTGCTTTTTATGCTTACAACGGTACGGGCATTGCCGCGTTTGATGGCAAGCCGGTCAAGAACATCCGGGCTGTGGGCATTCTGTACCCCGAAGTGGTGCACGTGGTGGCCCGGGCCGGAGCCGGTATTAACACCATTGCCGATCTGAAAGGTAAGCGGGTGGTCATCGGTGATGTGGGTTCGGGTACCGAACAAAACGCCCGTCAGGTGCTCGAGGCCTACGGACTGGGCCTCAATGACCTGCGCGAAGCCATCCGGGTTAACCCCAACAACGCCCTGGCCCTCCTGCAAGACGGCCGTGCCGATGCTTTCTTCTTCACCGGCGGCCTGGGGGCTTCGGTAATTAGCCAGGCTGCCCAGACCATCCGGGTACAGCTGGTGGAGGTGGAGTATCGCAAGGTGCAGGAACTGGCCAAAAAGTACCCCTTCTATCGCGCCTTTAACATCGACGGCGGCATTTACCGTGGTGTGGACGTGACCACCCCTTCGGTGGCGGTGCTCTCGATGTGGCTGGCGGCCGATAGCGTCAGCGCCGATGTGGTCTACAACATGCTCAAGGCCACCTTCGACAACCCCGAATTCAAGGGCATTCACCCCAACCTGCAGCGCTTCTTCAACGTAAACAGCGCCGCCCGTAACCTTCCCATCCCCCTGCATCCGGGCGCCGAACGCTTCTATCGGGAGAAGCGGATCATCCGATAA
- a CDS encoding TRAP transporter permease produces the protein MSRESPEAEAQLMVEETELGGRKPTDWSRWLILGLAVGWSVFQVWATWLGSLDALFFRATHLAFAFALVFLVYPFNQRSRRDRIPLFDWILGITATLSAAYVMWQYKDMIEVRGGLANQADLVVGSLTILMLLLAGWRSLGPAMPIISIVFMLFALIGPQGLFQGQLPGALGQLHAGVQWRSLVSQLFMNASDSIWGTPIGVAARTVFVFVLFGAILERAGAGKWFTDLAFSVLGGVRGGPAKASIVSSALTGVVSGSSISNVVTSGTFTIPAMRRAGYSAEKAGAVEVAASSNGQLMPPVMGAAAFIMADFLGVPYSALVLMAVVPALLAYTTLFILVDLEAVKLGLKGLPKAELPRFWPTLRAGLHYVFPLGYLLYALLIIELSPERAALNTIFLMIGVALAQELYRAWREGRGLGSGLRSFAQIVIEGFANGARNMVGIAIATGLAGIIIAVVLITNIGFGLTDLLQTISGGNLLAALFLAQLISLVLGMGLPTTANYVVMASLVVPVITKIAEQNGIDYGSLTFSGIEVPILKIVAHMFAFYFGIMADSTPPVALAAYAASAIAKGDPFKTGVQGFIYELRTALLAYMIFFNPGLLLIGVGSVLEGGRIIVTALLGLTAFSAATLGYLMGNANWLQRLLYLVAAFMLMPNNPNTEIVGLAILGVTFLWQWYARRAAA, from the coding sequence ATGAGTAGGGAGAGTCCAGAAGCCGAAGCCCAGCTAATGGTAGAAGAGACCGAGTTGGGAGGGCGAAAGCCTACCGACTGGTCTCGCTGGCTGATTCTGGGATTGGCAGTAGGCTGGAGTGTATTTCAGGTCTGGGCCACCTGGTTGGGCTCGCTGGATGCCCTGTTTTTTCGGGCCACCCACCTGGCCTTCGCTTTTGCCCTGGTTTTTTTGGTGTATCCCTTCAATCAACGCAGCCGTCGCGACCGAATTCCACTTTTTGACTGGATTCTGGGTATCACCGCTACCCTCTCGGCAGCATATGTGATGTGGCAATACAAAGACATGATTGAAGTCCGGGGGGGCCTGGCCAATCAAGCCGACCTGGTGGTGGGAAGCTTAACCATCCTGATGTTGCTGCTGGCCGGATGGCGCTCGCTGGGGCCGGCTATGCCGATTATTTCCATTGTGTTCATGCTGTTTGCCTTGATTGGGCCGCAGGGTTTGTTTCAGGGCCAATTACCGGGCGCATTGGGCCAGTTGCACGCGGGGGTGCAGTGGCGTTCGCTGGTGAGCCAGCTTTTCATGAACGCTTCGGATAGCATCTGGGGTACGCCCATCGGGGTGGCGGCGCGTACGGTGTTTGTGTTTGTATTGTTTGGGGCCATCCTCGAGCGGGCCGGGGCCGGGAAGTGGTTTACCGACCTGGCTTTTAGCGTGCTGGGAGGGGTGCGTGGGGGGCCAGCCAAAGCCTCGATTGTTTCCTCAGCGCTTACCGGGGTGGTCTCGGGTTCCTCGATTTCTAATGTGGTGACCAGCGGTACTTTTACCATCCCGGCCATGCGACGGGCCGGTTATTCTGCCGAGAAAGCCGGAGCGGTCGAGGTAGCGGCCAGTTCCAACGGGCAGCTCATGCCCCCGGTGATGGGGGCGGCGGCTTTTATCATGGCGGACTTTTTGGGCGTGCCTTACTCGGCGCTGGTTTTGATGGCCGTTGTGCCCGCCCTGCTGGCTTATACCACGCTGTTTATATTGGTGGATCTGGAAGCGGTCAAGCTGGGTCTGAAGGGCTTGCCCAAGGCCGAGCTGCCCAGGTTCTGGCCCACGCTGCGGGCCGGCTTGCACTATGTGTTTCCCCTGGGCTATTTGCTCTATGCCCTGCTAATAATTGAGCTTTCGCCCGAACGGGCAGCGCTCAACACTATTTTCCTGATGATTGGCGTTGCGCTCGCACAGGAGCTCTACCGGGCCTGGCGAGAAGGGCGTGGGTTGGGTAGTGGTTTGCGTTCCTTTGCGCAAATTGTAATTGAGGGCTTTGCCAACGGGGCGCGTAACATGGTGGGTATTGCCATTGCCACCGGTCTGGCTGGCATCATTATTGCGGTGGTGCTCATCACCAACATCGGTTTCGGTCTCACCGATCTGTTGCAGACCATCTCGGGAGGGAATCTGCTGGCGGCCCTATTCCTGGCCCAGCTCATCAGCCTGGTGCTGGGCATGGGCCTGCCCACCACAGCCAACTACGTGGTGATGGCCAGCCTGGTAGTACCGGTGATTACTAAAATTGCTGAGCAGAACGGCATAGATTATGGCTCGCTGACCTTCTCGGGTATCGAGGTGCCCATCCTGAAAATTGTGGCCCACATGTTCGCTTTCTACTTTGGCATCATGGCCGACTCTACCCCGCCGGTGGCGCTGGCGGCCTACGCGGCCTCGGCCATTGCCAAGGGCGACCCCTTCAAAACAGGTGTACAGGGCTTTATTTACGAGTTGCGAACGGCCCTGCTGGCCTACATGATCTTCTTCAATCCAGGGTTACTCTTGATTGGGGTGGGGAGCGTGCTCGAGGGCGGTCGCATCATCGTAACGGCGCTCCTGGGGCTTACGGCTTTTTCGGCAGCGACGCTAGGATATTTGATGGGGAACGCCAACTGGTTGCAGCGGTTGCTATATCTGGTCGCCGCGTTCATGCTGATGCCCAACAACCCCAACACCGAAATCGTCGGGCTTGCTATTTTGGGTGTGACCTTCCTTTGGCAGTGGTACGCGCGTCGAGCTGCTGCCTAG
- a CDS encoding patatin-like phospholipase family protein, which translates to MEGIVLALGGGGVRGSAHTALLEVLTEAKIPVAGLAGSSAGALAAALYAFGITVHHTELSEWLKDPELERLQKTGALYQVTRLVDFVRRPYLAEGQKIRQGYRALFGERRIEDSPIPLVIQACDFNTGELVMLRAGPVAEALAASSAVPSIFPPVPWHGRLLVDGDVAEKVPVTAAKALQAGPIVAVDVSNRVTPTEPKSALEAALQAGEASRRRLLSMALAQADLAISLAADPPIETFDYTKAELAYELGRKRAEEALPRIRQLLEKPTLSKPWWSRFAQPKPQASKSNPVAHQPKPQKQHHP; encoded by the coding sequence ATGGAAGGCATCGTGCTGGCGCTGGGAGGTGGAGGGGTGCGGGGCAGTGCACACACGGCTCTGCTGGAAGTACTCACTGAAGCCAAAATCCCCGTCGCCGGGCTGGCGGGCAGCTCAGCGGGCGCACTGGCCGCTGCTTTGTACGCTTTTGGAATCACCGTTCATCACACCGAGCTAAGCGAATGGCTCAAAGACCCCGAACTCGAGCGCCTGCAAAAAACCGGAGCCTTGTACCAGGTAACCCGCCTGGTCGATTTCGTGCGGCGGCCCTATCTGGCCGAAGGACAAAAAATTCGTCAGGGCTACCGGGCCCTGTTTGGCGAGCGTCGCATCGAGGATAGCCCCATCCCGCTGGTCATCCAGGCCTGCGACTTCAACACCGGCGAGCTGGTTATGCTGCGGGCCGGGCCCGTAGCTGAGGCGCTGGCGGCCAGCAGCGCCGTACCCAGCATTTTTCCCCCTGTTCCCTGGCACGGGCGCTTGTTGGTAGATGGCGATGTGGCCGAAAAAGTGCCGGTCACCGCAGCCAAAGCCTTGCAGGCGGGGCCCATCGTAGCCGTGGATGTTTCCAATCGGGTTACGCCCACTGAGCCAAAAAGCGCTCTGGAAGCAGCTTTGCAAGCAGGTGAGGCCTCACGCCGTCGCCTCCTGAGCATGGCCCTGGCCCAGGCCGATTTAGCAATCTCGCTGGCTGCCGATCCGCCCATCGAGACCTTCGACTACACCAAGGCCGAACTTGCCTACGAACTTGGGCGCAAACGCGCTGAGGAAGCCCTGCCCCGCATTCGGCAGTTGCTGGAAAAACCCACCCTCAGCAAACCCTGGTGGTCACGCTTTGCTCAGCCCAAACCACAAGCGTCCAAAAGCAATCCCGTAGCCCACCAGCCCAAGCCCCAAAAACAACACCACCCCTAA